Proteins from a genomic interval of Methanohalophilus levihalophilus:
- a CDS encoding RAD55 family ATPase: MDYSFDGSGSYRTPTGVAGLDVQLGGGVPPGTTILLLAEPGTSSEVFAQQFVYGGLTSGEEVYYFSSEHPINEIVEDMKNFGWDIEGYIDTNQMDFIDAYSLRFYNVLPKHLSIDLSAKDFIKQNIDSMNLLKAVVNEPRKERYRGVIDSMSFFLRAYELSNVVEAIEVISSVGKATNAVQLILMTSGMHDTTVENTMKDICDGVIEFRMKERGSEVERSILIRKMRGMIPPSKTISYNITNKGIELETTTRVL; this comes from the coding sequence ATGGACTATAGTTTTGATGGATCAGGTAGCTACAGGACACCGACAGGAGTTGCGGGTCTTGATGTACAATTGGGAGGGGGCGTCCCACCGGGAACTACAATATTACTTCTGGCAGAACCCGGCACCAGTTCGGAAGTTTTCGCACAACAATTTGTTTATGGAGGTCTCACCAGTGGAGAAGAAGTATACTATTTTTCCTCCGAACACCCAATAAATGAAATTGTAGAAGATATGAAAAACTTCGGATGGGATATTGAAGGATACATTGACACCAACCAGATGGATTTCATCGACGCATACAGCCTTCGTTTTTACAATGTTCTCCCAAAACATCTTTCCATCGATCTTTCTGCAAAAGACTTCATCAAACAGAACATCGATTCCATGAATTTACTTAAGGCCGTTGTGAATGAACCGCGGAAAGAAAGATACAGAGGGGTTATTGACTCAATGTCTTTCTTCCTGAGAGCATATGAGCTCAGTAATGTTGTCGAAGCAATTGAAGTGATTTCCTCTGTGGGGAAAGCAACAAATGCAGTGCAGCTTATTCTGATGACTTCAGGAATGCATGATACTACTGTGGAAAATACCATGAAGGACATATGTGACGGAGTCATTGAATTCAGGATGAAGGAGCGGGGAAGTGAAGTTGAGAGATCTATTCTCATAAGAAAAATGCGTGGCATGATCCCCCCCAGCAAGACCATATCATATAATATTACTAACAAGGGAATTGAACTTGAAACCACAACCAGAGTCCTTTAA
- the hisI gene encoding phosphoribosyl-AMP cyclohydrolase, with protein MIDLDELKFDNGLIPAIAQDSETGEVLMFAFMNRESLELTIETGIMHYWSRSRQKLWKKGESSGHLQTVKELLVDCDMDVLLAKIEQEGGACHTGYRSCFYRNIEGDVVGKKIFNPEDIY; from the coding sequence ATGATCGATCTTGATGAACTAAAGTTTGACAACGGCCTGATACCGGCAATTGCACAGGACAGTGAAACAGGTGAAGTCCTCATGTTTGCCTTCATGAACAGGGAATCTCTTGAACTCACCATCGAAACTGGTATAATGCACTACTGGAGCCGCAGCCGACAGAAACTGTGGAAAAAAGGTGAAAGTTCAGGTCATCTTCAGACCGTAAAAGAATTGCTGGTTGACTGTGATATGGATGTCCTTCTTGCGAAAATAGAACAGGAAGGCGGGGCCTGTCACACCGGTTACAGATCATGTTTCTACCGCAACATCGAAGGTGACGTTGTTGGCAAGAAGATCTTTAATCCTGAAGACATTTACTAA
- a CDS encoding PINc/VapC family ATPase has protein sequence MDNSNDLRVVPDTSVVIDGRISEKIRSGEYAGAKIFVPEAVVAEIEAQANRGLEIGYKGLEELQAIQDLAREGEVDVSFVGIRPGPDEVKLAKGGEIDALIRSVGEELDAKFVTGDRIQAEVARARGMNVEYLKPSLFEVTPLKIEDFFTDDTMSVHLKNGVVPMAKRGSIGNVEFVPVRETPCTYGELHYISRELSERARSDNESFIELSASGASVLQIRDMRIAISSPPFSDDIEITAVRPVASVRLEEYRLSEQLKERVLMQRGVLIAGPPGAGKSTFAAGLANYLHENGYVVKTMESPRDLQVPTEITQYAPLEGDMANTADVLLLVRPDYTIYDEVRKTHDFEIFGDMRLAGVGMVGVVHANRAVDAIQRLIGRVELGIIPQVVDTVVFIDKGEVAKVQVLEFTVKVPSGMTEADLARPVIVISDFESGVVEYEIYTFGEQVVVMPVSEVSGKPTWKLAENEIRSVMERYVDGRVEVEIISDSKAVVKVAEFEIPQVIGKGGSTIDKIEKQLGIGIDVRELSGKPDKKGERSRSSSSELRPVVEQTKRHLILDVPELATRDVEILIGQDYLFTATVSRHGEVKIRKNSHVAADILDAIEAGEAIVVKSV, from the coding sequence ATGGATAATTCCAATGACCTGAGAGTAGTTCCTGACACCAGCGTTGTCATAGATGGGCGTATTTCCGAAAAAATACGTTCAGGAGAGTATGCTGGTGCGAAGATTTTTGTCCCGGAAGCCGTGGTTGCGGAAATTGAAGCACAGGCCAACCGTGGACTTGAAATCGGGTACAAAGGCCTTGAGGAATTGCAAGCAATTCAGGATCTGGCTCGCGAAGGAGAGGTGGATGTTTCTTTTGTTGGAATTCGTCCGGGACCGGATGAGGTTAAGCTGGCAAAGGGTGGCGAAATTGACGCTCTAATTCGTTCCGTAGGCGAGGAACTGGATGCCAAATTCGTCACAGGGGATCGAATTCAGGCTGAAGTTGCCAGAGCACGGGGAATGAATGTTGAATACCTGAAGCCCTCTTTGTTTGAAGTAACTCCACTTAAAATCGAAGATTTCTTCACAGATGATACAATGTCGGTACATCTCAAAAACGGTGTCGTTCCCATGGCAAAAAGGGGCAGTATCGGAAATGTAGAGTTTGTACCTGTCCGTGAAACACCATGTACGTATGGGGAACTGCACTACATTTCAAGAGAACTGTCTGAAAGAGCAAGATCAGACAATGAATCCTTCATTGAATTATCGGCCTCAGGCGCATCAGTTTTGCAGATTCGTGACATGAGGATAGCTATTTCGAGTCCACCATTCTCAGACGATATCGAAATTACAGCAGTTAGACCTGTGGCCTCCGTGAGGCTTGAGGAATACCGCTTAAGCGAACAGCTAAAAGAACGTGTGTTAATGCAGCGTGGTGTCCTGATAGCCGGTCCTCCCGGAGCAGGAAAATCCACATTTGCTGCAGGGCTTGCTAATTATCTCCACGAAAACGGTTATGTTGTCAAAACCATGGAATCTCCCAGGGATCTTCAGGTGCCGACTGAAATTACACAGTATGCTCCGCTGGAAGGTGATATGGCGAATACTGCTGATGTATTGCTTCTGGTAAGACCCGATTACACCATTTATGACGAAGTTCGCAAAACCCATGATTTTGAGATATTCGGAGATATGCGGCTTGCCGGTGTCGGAATGGTTGGCGTAGTTCATGCAAACCGGGCGGTTGATGCGATACAACGTCTGATTGGAAGGGTTGAACTCGGTATTATTCCCCAGGTAGTTGATACTGTCGTTTTTATTGACAAGGGTGAAGTAGCAAAGGTGCAGGTTCTGGAATTTACAGTGAAAGTGCCATCTGGCATGACCGAAGCAGATCTTGCACGTCCTGTGATTGTGATTTCAGACTTCGAGAGTGGAGTGGTTGAATATGAAATCTATACATTTGGAGAGCAGGTAGTTGTAATGCCTGTTTCGGAAGTATCAGGGAAACCCACATGGAAACTTGCTGAAAATGAAATCCGCAGCGTAATGGAACGTTATGTAGACGGTCGCGTGGAAGTTGAGATTATTTCCGATAGCAAGGCAGTTGTCAAAGTTGCTGAGTTCGAGATCCCGCAGGTCATAGGAAAGGGTGGCTCAACCATTGACAAAATTGAAAAGCAGCTGGGAATTGGCATTGACGTGCGTGAGCTAAGTGGGAAACCTGATAAAAAAGGTGAACGAAGTAGATCTTCCTCTTCTGAACTAAGACCCGTGGTCGAGCAAACAAAACGTCACTTGATTCTTGATGTCCCGGAACTGGCTACTCGTGACGTTGAAATTCTTATCGGACAGGATTATCTTTTTACAGCTACAGTAAGCAGGCATGGGGAAGTGAAGATCCGGAAGAACTCACATGTAGCAGCGGATATTCTTGATGCCATTGAAGCAGGAGAAGCTATTGTTGTGAAATCGGTTTGA
- a CDS encoding UDP-glucose dehydrogenase family protein, giving the protein MRISIIGSGYVGSVTAACFAALGHEVICIDIDEKKVSQINDGYPPVWEEGLEDLMQKHVGKNLIATSDYEYAVQNTDISFICVGTPSGNDGGIDLSIVGAASKSLGSAIASKSGYHVVVVKSTVVPGTTEDVVLPLIEEYSGRIAGEGFGVAMNPEFLREGRAVDDFMNPDKIVVGAIDERSGALVSELYRDVDCEITYTNPKTAEMIKYTNNSLLATKISFANEIGNICKKLGIDTYEVMNAVGKDFRLSPNFLNSGAGFGGSCFPKDVRALIGKAKEMDYYPSLLESVMEVNELQPLQMVELLQEKIPDLSGKTISVLGLAFKGNTDDIRESRSIPVIKKLLELGAEVKTYDPLASENMENVFDTITYCESSVESLRDADACLIMTEWDEFRDLDEAFSLMKGNLVIDGRHLIDPEALSTEIEYVGICW; this is encoded by the coding sequence ATGAGAATCTCAATTATAGGTTCCGGTTATGTTGGTTCAGTAACAGCAGCATGTTTTGCAGCTCTTGGACACGAAGTGATTTGCATTGATATAGATGAGAAGAAAGTAAGTCAAATCAATGATGGGTATCCTCCTGTATGGGAAGAAGGCCTCGAAGATCTCATGCAGAAACATGTTGGAAAGAACCTGATAGCAACTTCAGACTACGAATACGCTGTCCAGAATACTGATATTTCATTCATTTGTGTCGGCACTCCCTCAGGCAATGATGGCGGGATTGATCTTTCCATTGTAGGCGCTGCCAGTAAGAGTCTGGGTTCTGCAATAGCCTCTAAAAGTGGCTATCATGTTGTAGTTGTCAAAAGCACGGTAGTACCCGGTACCACCGAAGATGTTGTCCTGCCCCTGATTGAAGAGTATTCCGGCCGTATCGCAGGAGAAGGTTTTGGAGTAGCGATGAATCCGGAATTTTTGCGAGAGGGGAGAGCCGTTGATGATTTCATGAATCCTGACAAGATTGTTGTGGGTGCCATCGACGAACGCTCAGGAGCACTTGTTTCCGAGTTATATAGAGACGTTGATTGTGAAATCACTTACACCAATCCAAAAACCGCAGAAATGATCAAGTATACAAATAATTCTCTTCTTGCAACCAAAATTTCTTTTGCAAACGAAATAGGTAATATCTGCAAAAAACTGGGTATAGACACCTACGAAGTGATGAATGCCGTAGGGAAAGATTTCAGGCTAAGTCCTAATTTTCTTAATAGTGGCGCAGGGTTTGGAGGCTCCTGTTTTCCAAAAGATGTTCGGGCACTAATAGGAAAGGCAAAGGAAATGGATTATTATCCCTCCCTTCTTGAATCCGTAATGGAAGTAAATGAACTACAACCTCTCCAGATGGTAGAGTTGTTACAGGAGAAGATTCCTGATCTTTCAGGAAAAACCATCTCTGTTTTAGGGCTTGCTTTCAAAGGCAACACTGATGACATAAGGGAATCACGCTCAATTCCGGTCATAAAGAAACTGCTCGAACTCGGTGCAGAAGTAAAAACATATGATCCGCTTGCATCAGAAAACATGGAGAACGTTTTTGATACAATCACTTACTGTGAAAGCAGTGTTGAATCTCTCAGAGATGCAGATGCTTGTTTAATCATGACTGAGTGGGACGAATTCAGGGATCTGGACGAAGCTTTCTCTTTGATGAAAGGAAATCTTGTCATAGATGGTCGTCATTTGATTGATCCAGAAGCGCTGTCTACGGAAATCGAGTATGTAGGAATTTGCTGGTGA
- the hisH gene encoding imidazole glycerol phosphate synthase subunit HisH → MKNIVIIDYGLGNLRSVQKGLEHAGATVTITKNPDELEHADGLVLPGVGAFNDAMKNIVPFLEGINKFIKSGKPMLGICLGQQMLMEHSEEGEKAEGLGLIPGNVVRFPHSELKVPHMGWNALSIKQEHPFFKGIKDGSFVYFVHSYYVDTDLSHTLASCNYGLDFAASVVNDKGNVMGTQFHPEKSGEVGLKMLRNFVDMC, encoded by the coding sequence ATGAAAAATATCGTGATCATTGACTACGGTCTTGGAAATCTCCGGAGTGTCCAGAAAGGACTTGAGCATGCAGGGGCAACGGTAACTATAACAAAAAATCCTGATGAATTAGAGCATGCAGATGGTCTTGTTCTACCGGGAGTCGGGGCATTCAATGATGCCATGAAAAACATCGTTCCGTTTCTTGAAGGAATAAACAAATTTATTAAATCCGGGAAACCTATGCTCGGGATTTGTCTGGGCCAGCAAATGCTCATGGAGCATTCCGAGGAAGGAGAGAAAGCTGAAGGACTTGGTCTGATTCCGGGCAACGTTGTCAGGTTTCCTCATTCTGAACTGAAGGTTCCACACATGGGCTGGAATGCTCTTTCCATAAAGCAGGAGCACCCTTTTTTCAAAGGGATTAAAGACGGTTCCTTTGTCTATTTTGTACATTCTTATTATGTAGATACGGATCTTTCCCACACACTTGCTTCATGCAACTATGGCCTCGATTTTGCCGCTTCAGTTGTAAATGACAAGGGCAATGTCATGGGAACACAGTTCCACCCCGAGAAAAGTGGTGAAGTGGGACTAAAAATGCTCCGCAATTTTGTCGATATGTGCTGA
- a CDS encoding AIR synthase-related protein, which yields MDIEGYAKRALSKGEENIEKRLADRIQEIKGSTPEYSLALAKAAVEEAKATLNVEGDVLTSSVSGVSMGRFGVGSRGTGDFYTHEKIAEVIGSTNAVVDSSQLDDSGAVQIDDDKYLVITIDGMHSRLSDFPYLSGFHVARASLRDVYVMGTRPLALLSDIHVADDGDVGMIFDHIAGITTVSELTGIPLITGSTLRIGGDMVIGGRMTGGVGAVGISSSLAARQNTAVGDVILMTEGAGGGTISTTALYYGMHDVIDETINIKFLEACEALLESGLEKKVHAMTDVTNGGVRGDAKEISRTAGVKLIFEEDKLRPLVNTRVLEMLEKLEIDYLGVSLDALLIIAPADIAPAIMECIRNAGVAIDIVGRVEEGTGADLIVDGVTRDFSPRFRESAYTPIKKMMGEEQPDDFETMRKAIDKAANEAIEKKRKVVERLRHLS from the coding sequence ATGGATATTGAAGGATACGCAAAACGGGCCCTTTCAAAGGGCGAGGAAAATATTGAAAAAAGGCTTGCAGATCGAATTCAGGAAATAAAAGGGTCCACTCCTGAATATTCTCTCGCACTTGCAAAGGCAGCAGTTGAGGAAGCAAAAGCAACTCTGAATGTAGAAGGGGATGTCCTAACTTCATCCGTTTCCGGTGTCAGCATGGGACGTTTTGGTGTAGGTTCACGAGGAACAGGTGACTTTTACACCCATGAGAAAATAGCAGAGGTTATAGGCAGCACAAATGCTGTTGTGGACAGCAGCCAGTTGGACGATTCCGGAGCCGTCCAAATTGATGATGACAAGTATCTTGTGATTACCATTGATGGGATGCATTCACGCCTGAGCGATTTCCCTTATCTTTCAGGTTTCCATGTTGCAAGAGCTTCTTTGAGGGATGTCTATGTAATGGGTACCAGACCACTCGCCCTTTTATCTGACATCCATGTTGCAGATGATGGTGATGTGGGTATGATTTTTGACCACATTGCAGGAATAACCACTGTTTCCGAACTTACCGGTATTCCTTTGATTACCGGTAGTACTCTCAGAATAGGCGGGGATATGGTTATCGGTGGTCGTATGACCGGTGGTGTGGGGGCTGTTGGAATTTCATCATCGCTTGCAGCAAGGCAAAACACTGCAGTTGGGGACGTTATTCTAATGACAGAAGGTGCCGGTGGAGGTACGATTTCGACAACGGCACTTTACTATGGTATGCATGATGTGATTGATGAAACCATAAATATCAAATTCCTTGAAGCATGTGAAGCCCTTCTTGAGTCAGGGTTGGAGAAGAAGGTACATGCTATGACTGATGTAACTAACGGAGGGGTTCGTGGGGATGCCAAAGAGATCTCCAGAACTGCTGGTGTCAAACTCATATTTGAAGAGGACAAACTCCGGCCGCTTGTAAATACTCGTGTTCTGGAAATGCTGGAAAAACTCGAAATAGATTACTTGGGTGTTTCACTTGATGCATTGTTGATTATTGCTCCAGCTGATATCGCTCCTGCAATCATGGAATGTATTCGTAATGCGGGTGTAGCCATCGATATAGTTGGTCGTGTGGAAGAAGGTACAGGTGCCGATTTGATAGTTGATGGCGTGACCCGGGACTTTTCACCAAGATTCAGGGAATCTGCTTACACTCCAATCAAGAAGATGATGGGTGAGGAGCAGCCTGATGATTTCGAGACCATGAGAAAAGCAATCGATAAGGCTGCAAATGAGGCAATTGAAAAGAAAAGAAAAGTTGTGGAAAGGCTTAGACACCTTTCCTGA
- a CDS encoding NfeD family protein — translation MKGLQYLSFFSCILILLLLIPMASAEEVMVLEMDDSITPVADDMVADALAICEEEGYEALVITLNTPGGGLDETLKIIENIDDSPVPVIGYVYPEGTKAWSAGTLILISTDVAAMAPFTVIGSAQPVSVSPTGSQPINDSKIINAIVALAQEKASQHDRNVTAAEEFITKNLNLNAEEALEAGVIEYIAEDIDDLLVQVDGENVKGRQLNTSGADIIPYEPGVSLAFMEIISNPIVSSLLLMIGIYGIIFGISSPGVGAEVFGGISLVLGLIGIGFDVNLAAIFLIGIGIVLLILELQASGFGIFGIAGIICLVAGSVFLVPNDFPRWYGPAEAQMTMIYYVLVPTAIVAIFFAFALYKVIQVRKRKPIVGEDMVGERAEALDEISPENRGYVRYHGEYWKAESEETIHPGEKVEIIGKDGPVLTVKLKENPK, via the coding sequence ATGAAAGGGCTCCAATACCTTTCTTTCTTTTCTTGCATACTCATCCTTCTACTGCTGATCCCGATGGCTTCAGCAGAAGAAGTTATGGTTCTTGAGATGGATGATTCAATTACACCTGTTGCCGATGATATGGTAGCGGATGCACTTGCAATCTGCGAGGAAGAAGGTTACGAAGCCCTTGTAATTACCTTAAATACGCCCGGCGGCGGACTCGATGAAACCCTGAAAATCATCGAGAACATAGACGACTCGCCGGTTCCCGTCATCGGATATGTATATCCGGAAGGTACAAAGGCCTGGTCTGCAGGAACTCTCATTCTCATCAGCACCGATGTGGCAGCAATGGCACCCTTTACCGTAATTGGTTCAGCCCAACCGGTAAGTGTATCACCAACCGGCTCACAGCCTATCAATGATTCTAAAATCATAAACGCAATTGTAGCCCTTGCACAGGAAAAAGCGAGCCAGCACGACAGAAATGTGACGGCAGCAGAAGAGTTCATCACCAAAAACCTCAACCTGAATGCCGAAGAAGCACTGGAAGCCGGGGTAATCGAGTACATTGCTGAAGACATCGATGATTTGCTTGTACAGGTGGACGGTGAAAACGTAAAGGGCAGGCAACTCAACACTTCCGGAGCGGATATAATTCCTTATGAACCGGGAGTTTCACTTGCATTTATGGAAATTATCTCAAACCCGATAGTTTCATCCCTGCTTCTTATGATTGGAATATACGGGATTATCTTCGGCATTTCAAGCCCTGGAGTCGGAGCGGAAGTGTTCGGCGGCATAAGCCTCGTTCTTGGTTTAATCGGGATCGGTTTTGATGTGAACCTTGCAGCCATATTCCTCATTGGAATTGGAATTGTGTTGTTGATATTGGAATTGCAGGCGTCAGGCTTTGGCATATTCGGTATAGCCGGAATAATATGCTTGGTTGCCGGCAGCGTCTTCCTTGTTCCGAATGATTTCCCGCGCTGGTATGGTCCAGCGGAGGCACAAATGACAATGATATATTATGTACTGGTTCCCACAGCAATTGTAGCGATATTCTTTGCTTTTGCCCTGTATAAGGTCATACAGGTGAGAAAGAGAAAACCCATAGTAGGAGAAGATATGGTGGGCGAACGTGCAGAAGCACTTGACGAGATCTCACCTGAAAACAGGGGTTATGTGCGCTACCACGGAGAATACTGGAAAGCCGAATCAGAAGAAACTATCCATCCCGGAGAAAAAGTGGAAATAATCGGAAAAGACGGACCCGTTTTGACCGTCAAACTAAAAGAAAACCCAAAATGA
- a CDS encoding slipin family protein — MVFEQITILAIIVVIAILTQAIKVVKEYERVVIFRLGRFSGVKGPGIFFIIPIIDTAVKVDLRVVTIDVPKQAVITHDNVTVAVDAVVYYKVLNPESAITEVEDYKFATAALSQTTLRDVIGQMELDDVLSSREEVNRDIQSMLDASTDPWGIKVTAVTLRDVSIDDTMLRAIAKQAEAEREKRSRIILSDGEFKAAEKMKEAAKLYQDVPVAIKLRELQTIAEVAREGNMVVVTNTGDTGNIAALTEAFAKK, encoded by the coding sequence ATGGTGTTCGAACAAATTACAATTCTTGCAATTATTGTAGTGATAGCTATCCTTACGCAGGCCATTAAGGTCGTAAAGGAATACGAACGTGTTGTGATTTTCAGGCTTGGAAGATTTAGCGGGGTGAAAGGCCCCGGTATTTTCTTCATAATCCCTATCATTGATACGGCGGTCAAAGTTGATCTGCGTGTCGTAACCATTGACGTCCCAAAACAGGCAGTCATAACTCATGATAACGTAACAGTGGCCGTTGACGCTGTTGTGTACTATAAGGTGCTCAACCCCGAATCTGCAATTACGGAGGTCGAAGATTATAAGTTTGCGACCGCAGCGCTTTCCCAGACCACCCTTCGTGATGTTATCGGCCAGATGGAACTCGACGACGTCCTTTCATCAAGGGAAGAGGTCAACAGGGATATCCAATCAATGCTGGATGCATCCACAGATCCCTGGGGAATCAAGGTTACAGCCGTAACCCTGCGTGACGTGAGTATCGATGACACAATGCTTCGCGCAATCGCCAAACAGGCAGAAGCCGAAAGGGAGAAGCGTTCACGTATTATCCTTTCAGACGGTGAATTCAAGGCAGCCGAGAAGATGAAAGAAGCAGCTAAGTTGTATCAGGATGTACCTGTAGCCATCAAACTCAGGGAACTCCAGACCATTGCAGAAGTTGCAAGGGAAGGCAATATGGTCGTAGTTACCAATACCGGAGACACGGGCAATATTGCTGCCCTCACGGAAGCCTTTGCAAAGAAATAA